The genomic DNA TGGTAAGTGTTCGAGATATGAAAGACGATCATTACGCATTTGACCAAGACCAGTACGCCATGGTTGGCAGAAACACCAAAATAATGTATCAACTTGGAGATGAGGTTATTGTTAAAGTTAAAAACACAGATTTAGTTAAAAAACATCTTGATTTTAATTTAGTAGGTAAAAACGAAGCAGAATAATTAAATACATTCTTTTGTAACAATTATTATAACCTTTAAACTAATAATAAAATACCTCGGAGCAAGCTCATGGGGCATTCAATAGATACTGCAGTAAAAATTATTTAATCGAAAAGAACCTTGACTTTTGCCTTCGAAGGAAAAAATGAAACGAGCGAAACAACTCTCTGCCTCTAGAGTAGTTCGTTTCAAAAATTCTTTTATTTTTTAAAAAAGGAATAATTATTGATAACTTTACGTTTAAATCAAAAAACTTAAAAATTCATACATGAAACGTCTAGTAGTAATATTAACAATTTTAGTTTCTACAATAGCAGTAGCGCAAAAACCAATAGAAAAGTCAATTGGAGAATTTACACATCTAAAAGTATATGATTTAATAGACCTTGAACTCATTAAATCTGATAGTGATAGAATCGTTATTACAGGAAAAAACAATAAAGATGTTCTTGTAAATAATAAAAACGGAACACTAAAAATTAAAATGAAACTCGAAGAAGCATTCGACGGTAATAAAACAAAAGTACAACTATACTATACGGCAATAGATGTTATTGATGTTAATGAAGGTGCAAAAGTGTCTTCTAAAGAGACTATCGAACAATTTGAAATAGATTTGAACGCACAAGAAGGCGGAAAAATAGTAGTAAATTTGGATGTAAAATATGCTAACATTAGATCGGTTACAGGCGCTACTATTGAAACTACAGGAACTGCAAAACACCAGGATATATCCATTTACACAGGAGGTATTTATGATGGTGAAGATCTTAAAACAGAATTTACCGATGTTTCTATAAGAATTGCAGGGAAAGCATATGTTCGTGCAAAAACCTTAGTAAACGCTAAGATAAGAGCAGGAGGAGATATCTTTATCTATGGAAACCCAGAACGCGTCGATGAAAGTAGAGTACTAGGTGGTAGAATAAAGCGCATGAAATAAATGTCTTTCTTTTTTTAAAATAAGAAACCCGCTCCTGTAGCGGGTTTCTTGTTAAAAAACATTTTGCCCACCCATACAAAAACCATACAATAACTCTTACAAGTGTTATTTTTAGTATCTTAGCAATACAACAAATGGCATTTTTTGAGACGACTCGGTTTTTTGTTTTTCAGTATCCCTCTTTGGGTATGTAGTTTTCTACACTCACAAGAACACCCTCCTATTGAAATTTTTTCACCAAAAGATTATGGTGCCGAAACTCAAAATTGGTCCATTTCTCAATCTAAAGAAAATTACATTTACGTAGCTAATAATAAAGGGCTCCTTGAATTTAATGGGGCAAATTGGCAATTATATCTATCGCCTAACGAAACCATAATAAGATCCGTTAATGTTATAGAAAATTTAATATATACAGGCAGTAATAGAGAATTTGGATATTGGCAACGAAATGAATTTGGACTATTATACTATACTTCATTATCAAAAAAATTAAAGATAGATTTTTTAGAAGACGAAGAATTCTGGAATATTATAAGTATAGACGATTATATATTATTTCAATCTTTAAAAAGAATCTATATTTATAACAAAACCGATACTTCCTATAGTATTATAGATTCTGAAACTATTATCTACAAAATATTTAAAGTTGATGAAACTATTTATTACCAGAAAACCAAAGATGGTATATACAAAATCGAAAATGGCGAATCAAAATTAGTTTCAAATCACATAATCCTTAAAGAAAATAGACTAGTAAATGTTTTTATTAAAGACGATAAACTTTTAATAGAAACAGAAAATAATGGTTTTTATATCCTAAATAATGGAATCCTTTCTAAATGGGATATCTCTGCAAACAAAAAACTATCAGAGGTTAGTGTATTCCGTAGCATTCAGTTAAAAGACAATAGTTTTATATTAGGAACCAGATCTAATGGTATTTTACATCTAACTCCAGACGGTAGCATTGATTATAATATAAACACATTTCATGGACTAAGTAATAATACCGTGCATGGGGTTTTTGAAGACGTAGAAAACAATATCTGGTTAGCCTTAGAAAATGGCATTAATTGTATAAACATTAAGTCTCCATTTAGAATTTATCCCGATGAAAAAGGGAAAATAGGAACTATATATACGACTTCCGTTTTTAACGGTAATTTATATTTAGGAACCAATCAGGGATTATTTTATAAGCCTTTGGAGACACAAGAAAATTTCAAAGGGGTTGAAGGGGTTCAAGAAGCTGTTTGGAGTTTAACTATAATAGATAATACATTGTTTTGTGGGCACGACACAGGAACCTCTGTTATAAATAACAACATAGCTGAAAAAATTAAAGGTATACAACAAGGTACTTGGGACATAAAATCAATTAACAAAACAGATTTACTATTACAAGGTAATTATGACGGTTTATACATCCTTCAGAAAATTAATAACAAATGGGTGTTTAGAAATAAGATAGACGGTTTTGACCTATCAAGTAAATTCTTTGAGCTTTACAATAATCAAATTTTTGTAAGCCACGAATATAAAGGTGTTTTTAAAATTGATGTAGACAAAAATTTCACAAAAGCTCTAAGCATTATAAAAGATCCAGATCTTGGAAAAGAACTAAACTCCAGCATTACTAAATACAATAATAAACTATTATACATTTATAAAGAAGGTGTTTTAGAGTATCATACAGAAATTAATAAATTTTTAAAAGACACTGTTTTAAGTACACTTTTCTCAAAAGAAGATTATACTTCAGGGAGGCTAGAATTTAACAAAGAAACTAATACTTTATGGAGCTTTTCTAGAAGTAATCTTAATTATATCTCTCCAAGCAAATTAAGTAATGCCCTAAAGGTTAACAGGATCCCTTTTTCCAAATCATTGCCGCGAGGTTTAACAGGTTACGAAAACATATCCTTTCTATATAACCAGAAGTATTTAATAGGAACCTCAACAGGTTTTGTTGTTTTAGACCTAGACAAAATATCTAATATGCCTTATGAGATTTCAATTAATTCAATCACCAAACACAGCATCTCCAATACTTGGGAAACCGTAAATAAAAATATTAATGGAAATTTTAAAAATAAGGACAACAATATAGAGTTCTCCTTTAGTGTTGCAGAATTTGATAAATATCTCGATACAGAGTATCAATATCAGTTAGAAGGGATGTACCCAAACTGGAGTAATTGGTCCTCCAAACCTAAGACATTATTCGAAAATTTACCTTTTGGCGATTATACATTTAATGTAAGAGCAAAGGTAGGTAATGCCCTTACTAAAAATGTAGCTTCCTATCGTTTCAATATAGAAAGACCATGGTATCTTTCTAATATCATGATAGCAGCATATGTTATTTTTGTTTTATTGTTTTCATTAATGATGCACCATATTTACAAACGTTATTACAGAAAACAAAGAGAAGCATTACTACAAAAAACCAAACGAGAACTAGAATTAAAGGAGCTTGCAAATAGGCAACAACTCATGAGTTTTAACAATGAAAAATTAAGACAAGATATAGACAACAAAAATCGTGAACTGGGTATTTCAACAATGAGCCTAATTAAAAAGAATGAGTTCTTGAATAGTTTAAAAAAGGAATTACAAAATGTTAATGACGTTAAAAATGTAAAACATGTTATTAAAATAATTGACAGAAATTTAAATAATACAGATGATTGGCATGTTTTTGAAGAAGCATTTAATAATGCAGATAAAGATTTTCTAAAAAAGATCAAACAGGAGCACCCTTCGCTTACTTCTAACGATTTAAGATTATGCACATATCTTAGGTTAAACTTATCCTCAAAAGAAATCGCTCCGTTACTCAATATTTCGCCAAGAAGCGTTGAAGTAAAACGATATAGATTACGAAAAAAGATGAATCTGCAACATGAATCTAGCTTAACAGACTATATTCTAGAAATTTAAAAACACAACACGCACCTTTTTCACCTATACAACACCACAACATTGGGGTTTTTTCTTACTTTTTATGATTTATTTTCTAGAAAGAATTTCTTAAAAAAACCTAATAAATACTGAGGTTTTAATAAAAAAACGATGTTTTTTTTATCATGTATGTTTTTTGTAGAGGTGTTTTTTGACAAGCTCGCAATTAAATAGAGTAATTTTAAAAAGCTAGAAAGTCCCTTTCAGTTCATTTACAAAATCTCCCAGTAAATGTCTCTGAATAAAAAATGACTAACTCAAATAATTTAAACGAAACTATGAAAAACAATTTTCTAAGATTAGTATTCTTCTTATTTACGGTAACTGCATTTGCACAGTCAGATAAAGTATCCGTTGTAAGTAATGATGAAGGCATGAAATTAGTTGTCAACGGAAAAGATTTCATGATTAATGGTATGAATTGGGATTACTTTCCAATTGGTACTAATTACTCCTATAGTTTGTGGAAGCAATCCGATGCTGTTATTAAAGCAGCATTAGATGCCGAAATGGGCCTATTAAAAAACATGGGGGTTAATGTAATAAGACAATACACAGGTGTTCAGCCTAAATGGATTCAATATATCTATGAAAACTATGGTATTTATACCATGCTTAATCATTCATTTGGTAGATATGGGTTAACAATCAACGGTGCTTGGGTAGCTGTGACCGATTATAGAGACCCTGCAACACAGAAGCTACTCATGTCTGAAGTTTCTCAGATGGCTGAAACATACAAAAATACTCCAGGGTTACTCCTTTTCTTATTAGGAAATGAAAATAATTACGGACTGTTTTGGGCTGGAGCCGAGACCGAAGATTTTCCAGATGAAGAAGATAAAAAAAGAGAAGTAGGTGAAAAGCGGGGAAGACCTATGTATAAATTAATGAATGATGCCGTGCTTAAAATGAAGGCAATTGATGCTTCACATCCAGTGGCCATTTGTAACGGAGATTTATTGTTTGCTGATATCGTAGCAGAAGAATGTAAAGACGTGGATATTTATGGCGTAAATATGTATCGTGGTAAATCGTTTGGAGATGCTTTTGAACGCGTTAAAAACGAATTGAATAAGCCTATCATGTTTACAGAGTTTGGTTCTGATGCCTTTAATGCCATTACAAATAAAGAGGACCAAAAGATGCAAGCCTTTTTTATGGTAGAAAACTGGAAGGAAATCTACCAAAATGCTGCCGGCTTAGGAAAAGCAGGAAATTCCATAGGAGGTTTTACATTTCAATTTAGTGATGGCTGGTGGAAGTTCGGGCAAACAAAAAACCTAGATATTCATGACACTAACGCATCCTGGGCCAATGGAGGCTATTACCTCGATTTAGAGCCAGGACAAAACAATATGAATGAGGAATGGTTTGGAATTTGTGCAAAAGGACCAACTAACGAAAGAGGTTTATACGACTTATATCCACGTGCAGCATATTACGCTTTAAAGGAAGCACACAGTTTAGATCCTTATGCTAAAGATGTCACTTCAGACTTTGTTGATAATTATTTCAACAATATAGAGCTAATGGATGCGGTACTTAGAGCCAGAGGTGATAAAGCTGCGCTAGGAGCGAACAGTGCAGGAAAAATAAGATTAAGCAATTTACGTGCGGAATTTACCACATTCAGTACAGGAGGTACTTTATTAACAACCCCAGAGACTGCAAATCCAGATGAAGAAGCATTTCCTAATCAGCTTGGTTTTGACCACATGCAATCTTATTATGTTGGTGTTGAAGGGAATCCAACCTCAAACATGAGAGCTGAAGTTAACTTCAATATTCTTGGTAATGTAGCACAAAACCCTATTAATGAGATATTTTACGAGAACGTAGGTAGGCCAATTAAAGTTACCAATACAAACGGCGAAGAAGTTATTATTACAGATAACAACAGAGTGAGGGTGTACAATGCTAAGTTTGAATGGAACTCTAAAGTGGCAGATGTAAGAGGGTTTTACAGAACCGGCCACTACCATTGGGGGTACGAAGGCGATTTCTTTGGGTTATATCCAGAAGCTAACTACGGACCAAACTTAGATATTTACAATGGTGAGATTCTGGGAATGGAGATTGATGGAAAAGGGTCTTTAAAAGGCCTTAAAGCCGCTTTTGGACCACAATTATGGTGGGGAGCAAATCCAACGGTATTATTAAAATACAGAACTCATTTTAAGCATTGGGATATTACTGGTATTTATCATAGAGATTTAGACACTAGCCTAGAATTTGATGACAATGGACTACGATTTTTAAATGCTAATCAGGTACAAAGTGGTGTTATTCCACCTTGGCCCACAGAACGTGCTACCGTAGTTTTAGAAAGAGACTTTGGAGCCTTTGGTATTTCATTAGGAGGTATCTGGGGAGGAAGTCCTCTTAACGGTAGTACATTTCAAGATGTAACAGGTGGTCCAGGGAGCTATGTAGTATATCAAGATAAAATAAACTCAGATGATAACTGGGGTGGAAAAGCCAAAATAACCTATGAAAAAGGACGGTTTAATTTCTATGCGCAAGCGGCATATATGGGATTGGTTGCCAATGGAGGCGCAGATGCTACAAGAACATTTACAGGTTGGAAACTTAAAGATTCTGGAAGTGGTAACCAAACCAATATACTTTCTGGTTTCACATACAGCATTGGAGATTGGCAAATAGCACCAAACTTCCTTTGGCAAAAACCTCTAGTAGATCCAATGCCTAATGATGTAACCGCACCAGGAAGATTAAGAAACTTTATAGACGACCCATTCGCTGTAAGAGGTAATAGAGAAACCACAGCAGGAGAATTACTCTTAACCTTCGATCCAACACCTGGATCCTGGTTTTATGAGTGGGACAATGATCGAGCGGAAGATGCAAAATTTGCTTTTAACTTAGGTTTTGTATTTAGACATCAGCCAACATCACAAGATGCGCATATTGGGTTTTTAGCAAATCGTACATTTTTTGCTTTTCCACAGGCTGCGCCAGCACAAGACCTCTGGGAATTAAGTTCTCGTGTTGTTTCTAAAGCAAGCCCAGAATTGGGCATTATTGGAAATTTTTATGGAGGTAACGCTCAGGCTAATGGTGATAGTGACAGAACCATAGAACGCTTTGGAGGGGACATCAAAATGATATACAAAAAGTGGAAGGTAGAATATGGTTTCAAGGTTAATGACTGGGGTCCTTTCGATTACCATCGTGATTTCAACTTGACATTCCCAATTCAAAATATGATTGATATTTCTACATCCATAGGTAAGCCTGATTGGTTTATCCTTCCGGATACTAAGATTGGTATCCGTGGTACTTGGCGTTCCTTAAATGAAAATTCGCCAAGATATTCGCCTACAGCTGTTCCAGCAAATACGTTTCCGGCTATACCACCAATAAGCCCTGTTGGATTTGATGATGGAAATGAATGGGAGATTAGAACATATGTACACATCAATATTGGTAAATAAAATAAGATTTAAGATGAAAAATATAACATTTACATATACAAAGATCATATGCCTTTTAGGGTTCATGTTTACAATCGTAGTAAGTTGTGAAAGAGAGTTATCTGATGAAGCCGTATTTGCAACATTCCCAAATACAGCAGAAGTTTTTACGGACGCCCCTGTTGGTTTAGGTACTAATTTTTATTTTCCTTATATCGGATCAAAAGCCACAGCCTGGACTGTAGATGATGATGTAAGTTATGAAGGTACGGCATCCATGCGTTTTGATGTCCCAAATGCTAACGATCCTGATGGAAACTTCGCAGGAGCCATCTTTAGAATAGATGGAGATGGGTCTGGTAGAGATTTGTCAGGTTTTGATGCCCTAACATTTTGGGCAAAGGCTTCTCAAGCAGTCACGATAGGAGAATTTGGTTTTGGAGAAGACTTTGGTGAAAATAAATACGTGACCACTAGAACAAATATAGACTTAACAACAAATTGGGTGAAATATGTTGTTCCTATCCCAGATCCGTCCAAACTCATTCAAGAACGTGGTCTGTTAAGATACTCAGCAGGAGGTATAGGTCCTGTAGGTAGTGAAGTAGGCTATACCTTTTGGATAGATGAAGTTAAGTTTGAAAAACTTGGAACAGTTGCACAGCCACAACCTGTTATTTTAAGCGGTCAGGATGTAGAACAACAATCTTTTAACGGCAGTCAAATAGACTTGGCAGCAAGTGGCCTTACACAAACGTTTAATGCAAATGGAAGGAATGTAACAGTAAACACAGCACCTGCCTATTTCACGTTTACGTCATCAGAGCCAAGTGTTGCCAGTGTAGATGAAAAAGGCTTGGTCACAGTTAACAGTCAAGGTACGGCAAGCATAACCGCAGTTTTGGCGGGTGTTGAAGCTAAGGGATCGTTAAAAGTAACATCCAATGGTGGTTTACAACCAGCTCCAACACCAACACTACCAGAATCCAATGTGATATCGATTTTTAGTGATGCCTATACAAATATCCCGGTTGATTTTTATAACGGAAATTTTCAGGGTCAGGGCACCACAGGTGGTGTAGCTAGTTTAGGGAATGACAATATTCTCTTATATAATAATTTCGATCAAGATTTTGGTTTTGTAACCACACAATTTGTAAACCCAACGGTAAACCTAACCAGTCAGAATAGAATACATTTTGATTTATATATCCAAGAATCAATCGACTCGGGTGATCAATTAACGGTGGAACTAGTTAATGCTGGAAGTGACGGTGTCATAGAACCTTTTGTTGATAATGGTGGTGGACTTAGTATACCTTCAAGCGAATTAACAAGTGGAACATGGATGAGCTTCGATCTATCATTGGACAATTTTACAAACCCAACAGGTGGTAATAATTTTAGCGGTGGTATTGCCAATAGAGCTCATATGGGTTCAATAACATTTGTCTCTGGACTTACACTTTCATCCATTATTGTCGATAACATATACTTCTACACAGAATAAGCTAGATACTATAAATTTTAAAAAGAAATTAAGATGACTAAAAAACATACATATAAAATAAAAGAGCTATTCATTTCAGTGCTCTTGATGGTTTCCTTTTTTGTGATATCTAGCTGTGAAACTGATGAAACACAAACTGTAGCTACGTTTACAGAACTGGTTATGGCGGATGAGTTTGACACAGATGGAGCGCCTAATTCAACCATTTGGGGGTTTGACATAGGAACAGGAGAAAACGGTTGGGGTAATAATGAATTACAATATTACACAAACCGTACAGAAAATGTTACAGTACAAAATGGTGTGCTCATTATAACGGCAAAACAAGAACAGTTTGAACAATCTTCTTATACCTCAGCAAGACTTTTAACTAAAGGAAAGTTTGAACAAACCTATGGACGTTTTGAAGCTCGTATCAGGTTGCCATATGGACAAGGTATCTGGCCTGCATTTTGGTTATTGGGAGACGATTCTAACGGTACAGAAGTTTGGCCACAAATAGGTGAAATAGATATTATGGAATATTTAGGAAATGAACCGTCCAAGATATTTGGTACCGTTCACGGTCCTGGGTATTCTGGTGGTGAATCTATAAGTAAACCATACATATTAAACAACGATAGATTCGATACAGGTTTTCACATATTCGGTATAGAATGGGGACCTGATTATATTAATTACTACGTTGATGATGTATTATATAATCAAATAACACCCGACGACGTTCCCGGAGAATGGGTGTTTAATCAAGGCCCTTTCTACATCATATTAAATGTAGCTGTTGGAGGCCAATTACCAGGTTCACCAAACGCAGAAACCGTATTCCCTCAAACCATGCTTGTAGATTATGTACGTGTTTATAATAGAAGCAACTAACTCAAAATAAAAAACAATGAAAACTATAACAAAAACATTTAAATATATATCCATTTTGATATTGGCATTATCCTTCAATGCATGTGAAGATGATGATGCCGTATTACCAAGAGTTGAAGCTGGTTTTAGTTATACCGTTGATATGAATACGGGAACCGTAACCTTTATCAATATATCAGAAAACGCAAATACCTATGAATGGAATTTTGGAGATGATGACACATCTACTCTTATTAATCCAGTAAAAGTTTATACCAATGGTACTTA from Flavivirga abyssicola includes the following:
- a CDS encoding head GIN domain-containing protein; the encoded protein is MKRLVVILTILVSTIAVAQKPIEKSIGEFTHLKVYDLIDLELIKSDSDRIVITGKNNKDVLVNNKNGTLKIKMKLEEAFDGNKTKVQLYYTAIDVIDVNEGAKVSSKETIEQFEIDLNAQEGGKIVVNLDVKYANIRSVTGATIETTGTAKHQDISIYTGGIYDGEDLKTEFTDVSIRIAGKAYVRAKTLVNAKIRAGGDIFIYGNPERVDESRVLGGRIKRMK
- a CDS encoding helix-turn-helix and ligand-binding sensor domain-containing protein — encoded protein: MRRLGFLFFSIPLWVCSFLHSQEHPPIEIFSPKDYGAETQNWSISQSKENYIYVANNKGLLEFNGANWQLYLSPNETIIRSVNVIENLIYTGSNREFGYWQRNEFGLLYYTSLSKKLKIDFLEDEEFWNIISIDDYILFQSLKRIYIYNKTDTSYSIIDSETIIYKIFKVDETIYYQKTKDGIYKIENGESKLVSNHIILKENRLVNVFIKDDKLLIETENNGFYILNNGILSKWDISANKKLSEVSVFRSIQLKDNSFILGTRSNGILHLTPDGSIDYNINTFHGLSNNTVHGVFEDVENNIWLALENGINCINIKSPFRIYPDEKGKIGTIYTTSVFNGNLYLGTNQGLFYKPLETQENFKGVEGVQEAVWSLTIIDNTLFCGHDTGTSVINNNIAEKIKGIQQGTWDIKSINKTDLLLQGNYDGLYILQKINNKWVFRNKIDGFDLSSKFFELYNNQIFVSHEYKGVFKIDVDKNFTKALSIIKDPDLGKELNSSITKYNNKLLYIYKEGVLEYHTEINKFLKDTVLSTLFSKEDYTSGRLEFNKETNTLWSFSRSNLNYISPSKLSNALKVNRIPFSKSLPRGLTGYENISFLYNQKYLIGTSTGFVVLDLDKISNMPYEISINSITKHSISNTWETVNKNINGNFKNKDNNIEFSFSVAEFDKYLDTEYQYQLEGMYPNWSNWSSKPKTLFENLPFGDYTFNVRAKVGNALTKNVASYRFNIERPWYLSNIMIAAYVIFVLLFSLMMHHIYKRYYRKQREALLQKTKRELELKELANRQQLMSFNNEKLRQDIDNKNRELGISTMSLIKKNEFLNSLKKELQNVNDVKNVKHVIKIIDRNLNNTDDWHVFEEAFNNADKDFLKKIKQEHPSLTSNDLRLCTYLRLNLSSKEIAPLLNISPRSVEVKRYRLRKKMNLQHESSLTDYILEI
- a CDS encoding glycoside hydrolase family 2 TIM barrel-domain containing protein, which encodes MKNNFLRLVFFLFTVTAFAQSDKVSVVSNDEGMKLVVNGKDFMINGMNWDYFPIGTNYSYSLWKQSDAVIKAALDAEMGLLKNMGVNVIRQYTGVQPKWIQYIYENYGIYTMLNHSFGRYGLTINGAWVAVTDYRDPATQKLLMSEVSQMAETYKNTPGLLLFLLGNENNYGLFWAGAETEDFPDEEDKKREVGEKRGRPMYKLMNDAVLKMKAIDASHPVAICNGDLLFADIVAEECKDVDIYGVNMYRGKSFGDAFERVKNELNKPIMFTEFGSDAFNAITNKEDQKMQAFFMVENWKEIYQNAAGLGKAGNSIGGFTFQFSDGWWKFGQTKNLDIHDTNASWANGGYYLDLEPGQNNMNEEWFGICAKGPTNERGLYDLYPRAAYYALKEAHSLDPYAKDVTSDFVDNYFNNIELMDAVLRARGDKAALGANSAGKIRLSNLRAEFTTFSTGGTLLTTPETANPDEEAFPNQLGFDHMQSYYVGVEGNPTSNMRAEVNFNILGNVAQNPINEIFYENVGRPIKVTNTNGEEVIITDNNRVRVYNAKFEWNSKVADVRGFYRTGHYHWGYEGDFFGLYPEANYGPNLDIYNGEILGMEIDGKGSLKGLKAAFGPQLWWGANPTVLLKYRTHFKHWDITGIYHRDLDTSLEFDDNGLRFLNANQVQSGVIPPWPTERATVVLERDFGAFGISLGGIWGGSPLNGSTFQDVTGGPGSYVVYQDKINSDDNWGGKAKITYEKGRFNFYAQAAYMGLVANGGADATRTFTGWKLKDSGSGNQTNILSGFTYSIGDWQIAPNFLWQKPLVDPMPNDVTAPGRLRNFIDDPFAVRGNRETTAGELLLTFDPTPGSWFYEWDNDRAEDAKFAFNLGFVFRHQPTSQDAHIGFLANRTFFAFPQAAPAQDLWELSSRVVSKASPELGIIGNFYGGNAQANGDSDRTIERFGGDIKMIYKKWKVEYGFKVNDWGPFDYHRDFNLTFPIQNMIDISTSIGKPDWFILPDTKIGIRGTWRSLNENSPRYSPTAVPANTFPAIPPISPVGFDDGNEWEIRTYVHINIGK
- a CDS encoding Ig-like domain-containing protein codes for the protein MKNITFTYTKIICLLGFMFTIVVSCERELSDEAVFATFPNTAEVFTDAPVGLGTNFYFPYIGSKATAWTVDDDVSYEGTASMRFDVPNANDPDGNFAGAIFRIDGDGSGRDLSGFDALTFWAKASQAVTIGEFGFGEDFGENKYVTTRTNIDLTTNWVKYVVPIPDPSKLIQERGLLRYSAGGIGPVGSEVGYTFWIDEVKFEKLGTVAQPQPVILSGQDVEQQSFNGSQIDLAASGLTQTFNANGRNVTVNTAPAYFTFTSSEPSVASVDEKGLVTVNSQGTASITAVLAGVEAKGSLKVTSNGGLQPAPTPTLPESNVISIFSDAYTNIPVDFYNGNFQGQGTTGGVASLGNDNILLYNNFDQDFGFVTTQFVNPTVNLTSQNRIHFDLYIQESIDSGDQLTVELVNAGSDGVIEPFVDNGGGLSIPSSELTSGTWMSFDLSLDNFTNPTGGNNFSGGIANRAHMGSITFVSGLTLSSIIVDNIYFYTE
- a CDS encoding glycoside hydrolase family 16 protein, giving the protein MTKKHTYKIKELFISVLLMVSFFVISSCETDETQTVATFTELVMADEFDTDGAPNSTIWGFDIGTGENGWGNNELQYYTNRTENVTVQNGVLIITAKQEQFEQSSYTSARLLTKGKFEQTYGRFEARIRLPYGQGIWPAFWLLGDDSNGTEVWPQIGEIDIMEYLGNEPSKIFGTVHGPGYSGGESISKPYILNNDRFDTGFHIFGIEWGPDYINYYVDDVLYNQITPDDVPGEWVFNQGPFYIILNVAVGGQLPGSPNAETVFPQTMLVDYVRVYNRSN